Proteins from a genomic interval of Parafrankia discariae:
- a CDS encoding acyl carrier protein produces MANNATDERGAVLEMIKIVLAERPHLPEGLDATTTLEEIGIDSLDLIVVFSRFEERWGVPYTEEETDWTVFETLGALADALVARAHAAGKELR; encoded by the coding sequence ATGGCCAACAATGCCACCGACGAGCGCGGCGCCGTGCTAGAGATGATCAAGATAGTGCTGGCCGAGCGGCCGCACCTGCCCGAGGGTCTAGACGCCACCACCACCCTCGAGGAGATCGGGATCGACTCGCTCGACCTGATCGTGGTGTTCTCCCGCTTCGAGGAGCGGTGGGGCGTGCCCTACACCGAAGAGGAGACCGACTGGACGGTCTTCGAGACTCTGGGCGCGCTCGCCGACGCCCTGGTTGCCCGGGCGCACGCGGCGGGCAAGGAGCTACGGTGA